The Helianthus annuus cultivar XRQ/B chromosome 16, HanXRQr2.0-SUNRISE, whole genome shotgun sequence genome includes a window with the following:
- the LOC110919543 gene encoding uncharacterized mitochondrial protein AtMg00810-like, with amino-acid sequence MGFRQSKCDNSLFVYHSGRHMAYLLIYVDDIILTKSSKSLRVLLISTLAGEFAMKDLGPLSYFLVISVQRKGDTLFLSQQSYALDIIERARMQTCKSVATPVDTKPKLVSSSSPPFEDPTLYYSLAGALQYLTFTRPDINCVVQKVCIHMHSPRIDHWNALGRIICYIQGTSSFGLHLENSTETSLRTFTDADWAGCPATRRSTSGYCVYYGGNLLSWSSKFQSTINRSSREAEYRGVANVVAELC; translated from the coding sequence ATGGGTTTTCGGCAGAGTAAATGTGATAACTCGCTTTTTGTTTATCACTCGGGTCGTCACATGGCGTATCTCttgatttatgtggatgatattattCTCACTAAATCATCTAAATCTCTACGGGTTTTACTTATTTCTACCCTTGCAGGTGAATTTGCTATGAAGGATCTAGGCCCTCTAAGTTATTTTTTGGTTATTTCCGTTCAACGGAAAGGGGACACGTTATTCTTATCTCAACAATCTTATGCACTGGATATTATTGAACGCGcgagaatgcaaacatgtaaaagtGTTGCCACACCTGTTGATACTAAACCTAAACTGGTTTCTTCTTCAAGTCCTCCATTTGAAGATCCCACTCTCTATTACAGTTTAGCAGGTGCTTTGCAATATTTAACTTTTACTCGACCCGACATCAACTGTGTAGTTCAGAAAGTGTGCATTCATATGCACTCTCCGCGTATAGACCATTGGAATGCCCTTGGACGGATTATCTGTTACATTCAAGGAACGTCATCTTTTGGCTTGCATCTTGAAAACTCCACTGAAACTTCTTTACGCACATTCACCGACGCAGATTGGGCTGGATGCCCTGCCACTCGTCGCTCTACTTCCGGCTACTGTGTTTATTATGGTGGCAATCTTCTTTCGTGGTCTTCGAAATTTCAATCAACTATCAATCGTTCGAGTAGGGAGGCCGAATATCGTGGGGTCGCTAATGTTGTTGCTGAATTGTGTTAG